The following coding sequences are from one Methanosarcina sp. WWM596 window:
- the tnpA gene encoding IS200/IS605 family transposase, translating to MLNIECDKEHFHLLFSAKPSLDIPKYINTIKTITSREIRKNFPEVKTMLWKDTFWSRSYFIA from the coding sequence GTGCTGAATATCGAGTGTGATAAAGAACACTTTCATTTATTATTTTCAGCAAAACCTTCGCTTGATATTCCAAAGTATATTAACACCATCAAGACAATAACTTCAAGGGAGATTCGCAAGAATTTTCCAGAAGTAAAAACTATGTTATGGAAAGATACGTTCTGGTCAAGATCGTATTTTATCGCATAA
- a CDS encoding zinc ribbon domain-containing protein: protein MPLWERTMKCDCGNVIDRDRNSAINIMKRFLSQNVL from the coding sequence ATGCCTCTTTGGGAAAGAACTATGAAATGTGATTGTGGAAACGTAATTGATAGGGATAGAAATAGTGCTATCAACATCATGAAGCGATTCTTATCACAAAATGTTTTGTAG